A window of the Planktothrix tepida PCC 9214 genome harbors these coding sequences:
- a CDS encoding TMEM165/GDT1 family protein: MDFQLLGLSFITVFLSELGDKSQVAAIALSGSTKSPRPIFLGTAAALLLASFLGVMVGQGVAEVLPTHLVKIAAAIGFGVLGIRLLWFNQGEHSETDFSE; this comes from the coding sequence ATGGATTTTCAATTATTAGGATTGAGTTTTATCACGGTTTTTTTATCAGAATTAGGGGATAAAAGTCAAGTAGCAGCGATCGCTTTAAGTGGAAGTACAAAATCCCCCCGTCCGATCTTTTTGGGTACAGCCGCAGCCCTATTATTAGCAAGTTTTTTAGGAGTCATGGTGGGACAAGGGGTTGCAGAAGTTTTACCGACCCATCTTGTTAAAATTGCTGCTGCTATTGGGTTTGGAGTTTTAGGAATTCGGTTACTCTGGTTTAATCAAGGGGAACATTCAGAAACCGATTTTTCAGAGTAG
- a CDS encoding TMEM165/GDT1 family protein has product MSSSPILVNVQEDRLTTSASSAKKTNPFQNLVSPKTWKIFVSTFITIFLAEIGDKTQLTTLLMTAESHAPWIVFAGAGSALVLTSLLGVLLGQWLATRISPRTLERAAGSSLLLISALLIWEVLHS; this is encoded by the coding sequence ATGAGTTCATCCCCTATCCTTGTTAACGTTCAGGAAGACCGACTGACTACATCCGCTAGTTCTGCCAAAAAGACCAATCCCTTTCAAAATTTAGTCAGTCCCAAGACTTGGAAAATTTTTGTTTCCACTTTTATTACTATTTTTTTAGCAGAAATTGGAGATAAAACCCAACTCACGACTTTATTAATGACGGCAGAATCTCATGCGCCTTGGATTGTTTTTGCAGGTGCAGGAAGTGCCTTAGTATTAACCAGTTTATTAGGGGTTTTACTGGGTCAATGGTTAGCTACACGCATCTCTCCCCGAACCTTGGAACGGGCAGCCGGAAGCAGTTTATTATTGATTTCTGCATTATTAATTTGGGAAGTTTTACACTCATAA
- a CDS encoding YkgJ family cysteine cluster protein, producing MANWLCVKQCGACCHLDPGERPDLEKYLTPENLQLYLSLVGEDGWCIHFDAEARECKIYDQRPRFCRVQPDVFQELYGIEPEELNDFAIDCCQQQIEGVYGDSSPEMERFNQAVEC from the coding sequence ATGGCAAATTGGCTTTGTGTAAAACAATGTGGGGCGTGCTGTCATCTCGACCCTGGCGAACGTCCTGACTTAGAAAAGTATTTAACCCCAGAGAACTTACAACTGTATTTAAGTTTAGTCGGGGAAGATGGATGGTGCATTCATTTTGATGCGGAAGCCAGAGAATGCAAAATCTATGATCAACGCCCTCGATTTTGTCGGGTACAACCGGATGTTTTTCAAGAATTATATGGCATCGAACCGGAAGAGTTAAACGATTTTGCCATTGATTGTTGTCAACAACAAATTGAAGGGGTGTATGGGGATTCTTCCCCGGAAATGGAGCGTTTTAATCAAGCAGTTGAGTGCTAA
- a CDS encoding Ycf66 family protein: protein MLAYILAIAVGLGSFALYMAAFFFPEVHRKSDFVWSGVGLFYALVLWACAGRITGAVLLGQVASVSLLVWFGWEALMLRRAGTPVAQQTPIPADVKERLNSFLSPQPPVISPQSKPPVNIVNPPQPASKINPVIPEPPVETRGEPKPEPEIIATAPDVAAVQDDIVVEEPPISAVTPEAEVSVEEIAVPPSVEPTPSPVETPQKTKEKTPISSGKTPSKTVAKPQKSIPEIAGMVSGWVGNLTGLFNKKRKVKTPKPTTTAKSSKPDSAPSTSTVVESTPSSQADSVASEFAEFEDIETTVSSTPNVAEVVGIETEPSTEPEATETVEKPTPSPFEQISTPQVEVVVEITAEQVNLIIEDTQESVVVDVADSETVEEIIIVSEPETSAEVTEAEETTPPALVRPHPPNPDLKAAAQKPTDSNSPSESKPE, encoded by the coding sequence ATGCTGGCGTATATCCTAGCGATCGCAGTGGGTTTAGGAAGTTTTGCCCTTTATATGGCGGCCTTCTTCTTTCCAGAAGTTCACCGCAAAAGTGATTTTGTCTGGAGTGGAGTCGGATTGTTTTATGCACTGGTGCTCTGGGCCTGTGCTGGACGAATTACAGGGGCCGTGCTTTTAGGCCAAGTGGCGAGTGTATCATTATTAGTTTGGTTTGGATGGGAAGCTCTGATGCTACGCCGAGCCGGAACCCCTGTAGCCCAACAAACCCCCATTCCGGCGGATGTTAAAGAACGACTCAACAGCTTTTTAAGTCCTCAACCTCCGGTGATTTCACCTCAATCTAAACCCCCGGTCAATATTGTTAATCCTCCTCAACCTGCATCTAAAATTAATCCTGTTATTCCTGAACCCCCTGTAGAAACCCGAGGGGAACCCAAACCTGAACCAGAAATCATTGCAACCGCTCCTGATGTCGCAGCAGTTCAGGATGATATCGTTGTAGAGGAACCCCCGATTTCTGCTGTCACTCCCGAAGCAGAAGTTTCTGTTGAGGAAATCGCAGTTCCCCCCAGTGTTGAACCAACTCCCTCCCCGGTAGAAACACCTCAGAAAACAAAGGAAAAAACCCCGATTTCTTCAGGAAAAACGCCGTCAAAAACCGTTGCTAAACCCCAGAAATCTATCCCAGAAATTGCTGGAATGGTATCGGGTTGGGTTGGTAACTTAACAGGATTATTCAATAAAAAACGCAAAGTCAAAACCCCGAAACCGACAACTACAGCTAAATCTTCTAAACCTGATTCTGCGCCCTCGACTTCAACGGTTGTGGAATCAACGCCATCGAGTCAGGCTGATTCTGTAGCCTCAGAATTTGCAGAATTTGAAGATATAGAAACAACGGTTTCTTCAACCCCTAATGTTGCAGAAGTTGTTGGAATTGAAACCGAACCCTCAACAGAACCAGAAGCGACGGAAACCGTTGAGAAACCCACACCTTCACCCTTTGAACAAATTTCGACACCCCAGGTGGAAGTTGTAGTTGAAATTACCGCAGAACAGGTGAATCTTATTATTGAAGACACCCAGGAATCTGTGGTTGTCGATGTCGCAGACTCAGAAACCGTTGAGGAAATTATTATAGTGTCCGAACCTGAAACGTCCGCCGAAGTCACTGAAGCTGAGGAAACCACCCCTCCGGCTTTGGTTCGTCCCCATCCTCCCAACCCAGATTTAAAAGCCGCAGCCCAAAAACCAACGGACTCTAATTCTCCTTCTGAATCAAAACCGGAATAA